The Candidatus Dependentiae bacterium genome includes a window with the following:
- a CDS encoding valine--tRNA ligase: MEKKYDHQLCEQKARKLWLEHNTYKTENNPGELYSIDTPPPTVSGSLHIGHIFSYTQTDVIARYKRMSGFSVFYPFGFDDNGLPTERYVEKKRAISAHSMKRSEFINVCLEETAGVEKQFEELWQRMGLSVDWDACYSTISPEVRKISQESFILLYKKGFVYRRFEPALYCTNCRTSVAQAELDDAEKPSIFNNVAFKMDGGTELIIATTRPELLSSCVALMYHPDDKRYSKYQGKEAIVPIFGNRVPFIADELVNPEKGTGLVMCCTFGDKTDILWYKKYKLPFKQSIGLDGRWIESTGQLAGLKAHAARTKIIELLKESNELKEQKPISHAVNVHERCKQEIEYLPLSQWFLNILEHKNKLIALADDINWFPSFMKQRYVNWVENVSWDWCLSRQRFFGIPFPVWHCAPCKEILLADINQLPVDPQEMHYSGVCKKCGSSEIVGDTDVMDTWNTSSLTPYICYTEFNKNAQSAFTDKEVLNFIPMSMRPQAHDIIRTWAFDTIIKVWMHHDTIPWRDIVISGHVLSDSKEKLSKSKENAKTDPEQLLKNYPADVIRYWTASGSLGYDMAFSETQLKIGQKLITKLWNAFLFVAEHTKDVKSENNTAHFGAINEWLLARASACFALYKKHLDQQEFNLALDAIEQFFWKDFCDNYLELVKDQLFKPENYKPELVAATKWTLYNVGLRILQLYSPYLPHICESIYQELYYSANGLTGTPNKFAASIHQTKFSDFQKSYEFDFSVHVISTVLSLITAVRKLKTEHQLSLKTELQQLAVYSQQEEHLGFLKREEQLIKGITHAHTINYQIGLHESGSKLTQDGEQRSMIIQL; the protein is encoded by the coding sequence ATGGAAAAAAAATACGATCATCAGTTATGCGAGCAAAAAGCCCGCAAACTTTGGCTAGAGCACAATACTTATAAAACGGAAAATAATCCGGGCGAACTCTATTCGATCGATACCCCCCCGCCAACCGTATCTGGCTCTTTGCATATCGGGCATATTTTTTCTTACACCCAAACGGATGTTATCGCTCGCTATAAGCGCATGAGCGGTTTTTCCGTATTTTATCCCTTCGGTTTTGATGATAACGGCCTACCAACTGAACGGTATGTAGAAAAAAAACGAGCAATTTCTGCGCATAGCATGAAACGTTCAGAATTTATTAACGTGTGCCTTGAAGAAACTGCCGGCGTAGAAAAACAGTTTGAAGAGCTTTGGCAGCGCATGGGGCTTTCGGTCGATTGGGATGCATGCTATTCAACCATTTCGCCCGAAGTGCGCAAAATTTCTCAAGAATCATTTATTTTGCTTTATAAAAAAGGTTTCGTGTACCGCCGTTTTGAGCCCGCGCTTTATTGCACTAATTGCCGCACCTCAGTTGCGCAAGCGGAACTTGACGATGCAGAGAAGCCATCAATATTCAATAACGTTGCATTCAAAATGGATGGTGGTACCGAGCTTATTATTGCAACCACGCGCCCTGAACTTTTAAGTTCCTGCGTTGCATTAATGTATCATCCTGATGATAAACGCTATTCGAAATACCAAGGCAAAGAAGCGATTGTTCCAATATTTGGCAATCGAGTACCATTTATTGCAGATGAACTCGTAAACCCTGAAAAAGGAACCGGGCTCGTGATGTGCTGCACCTTCGGCGATAAGACCGATATTCTTTGGTATAAAAAATATAAACTACCATTCAAACAATCGATCGGCCTTGATGGCCGCTGGATTGAATCCACCGGGCAGCTCGCTGGCCTTAAGGCGCACGCTGCACGCACAAAAATTATTGAGCTTCTCAAAGAATCAAATGAGCTTAAAGAACAAAAACCGATTTCTCATGCAGTAAACGTTCACGAACGATGCAAGCAAGAGATCGAATATTTGCCCCTCTCGCAATGGTTTTTAAATATTTTGGAACATAAAAACAAATTAATTGCGTTAGCCGACGATATTAATTGGTTTCCCTCTTTCATGAAGCAACGGTATGTAAATTGGGTTGAAAATGTCAGCTGGGATTGGTGCTTATCGCGTCAACGCTTTTTTGGTATCCCGTTTCCAGTATGGCACTGCGCACCATGCAAAGAAATTCTGCTCGCGGATATTAATCAATTGCCGGTAGATCCACAGGAAATGCACTATAGCGGCGTTTGCAAAAAATGTGGCAGTTCAGAGATCGTTGGCGATACCGACGTGATGGACACCTGGAACACGTCATCGCTCACGCCCTATATTTGCTATACCGAATTCAATAAAAACGCACAAAGTGCATTCACCGATAAAGAAGTTCTCAATTTTATTCCGATGAGCATGCGCCCGCAAGCACACGATATTATTCGTACATGGGCATTTGATACGATTATTAAAGTTTGGATGCACCATGATACGATTCCATGGCGCGATATTGTAATTTCAGGCCACGTGCTTTCTGATAGCAAAGAAAAATTATCAAAATCAAAAGAAAATGCTAAAACCGATCCTGAACAACTTCTTAAAAACTATCCCGCGGACGTAATTCGTTATTGGACTGCTTCAGGAAGTTTGGGATACGATATGGCGTTTTCTGAAACGCAGCTCAAGATCGGGCAAAAATTAATTACCAAACTTTGGAATGCATTCCTTTTTGTCGCTGAGCACACAAAAGATGTTAAGTCTGAAAATAATACTGCCCATTTTGGTGCGATTAATGAATGGTTACTTGCACGTGCTTCAGCATGTTTTGCACTTTACAAAAAACATCTTGATCAGCAAGAATTTAATTTAGCGCTCGATGCGATTGAACAATTTTTCTGGAAAGATTTCTGCGATAATTATTTAGAATTAGTCAAAGATCAATTATTCAAGCCAGAAAACTATAAACCTGAATTGGTTGCTGCTACTAAATGGACTTTATATAACGTCGGCCTTCGTATTTTGCAACTTTATAGCCCTTATTTACCGCACATTTGTGAATCGATTTATCAAGAGCTTTATTATTCTGCAAATGGCCTCACAGGAACTCCGAATAAATTTGCTGCATCAATTCACCAAACAAAATTCAGCGATTTCCAGAAATCGTACGAATTTGATTTTAGTGTTCATGTTATTAGCACCGTGCTCTCGCTCATAACCGCGGTACGTAAATTAAAAACTGAACATCAACTTTCTCTAAAAACCGAATTGCAACAACTTGCTGTGTATAGCCAACAAGAAGAACATCTTGGTTTCTTAAAGCGCGAAGAGCAATTGATCAAAGGAATTACGCACGCGCATACAATCAACTATCAGATTGGTTTGCATGAATCAGGATCAAAATTAACGCAAGATGGAGAACAACGCTCGATGATAATTCAGTTATGA
- the ybeY gene encoding rRNA maturation RNase YbeY, whose amino-acid sequence MITIKNTQRTIKYDTNLLKKDAQKILDFLKYGDFDLGVWITTNKTIHKYNKEYRQKDKPTDILSFSYYEDIKPGERIIPHCDDEKNLGDLIISLEYVQKAAQELGVSLEDRMRVLIVHGICHLRGYDHEKDEDYAIMHKEETRILKHLASK is encoded by the coding sequence ATGATCACCATAAAAAACACTCAACGCACAATTAAATACGACACAAATCTTTTAAAAAAAGATGCTCAAAAGATTCTCGATTTTTTGAAATACGGTGATTTTGATCTGGGCGTCTGGATTACCACTAATAAAACTATTCACAAATACAATAAAGAATACCGTCAGAAAGATAAACCGACCGACATTCTTTCGTTTTCCTATTATGAAGATATAAAACCGGGTGAACGCATTATTCCTCATTGCGATGACGAAAAAAACCTTGGCGATTTGATTATTTCGCTCGAATACGTGCAAAAAGCAGCTCAAGAATTAGGCGTTTCTCTTGAAGATCGTATGCGTGTGCTCATCGTTCATGGTATTTGCCATTTGCGCGGCTACGATCATGAAAAAGATGAAGATTATGCGATAATGCACAAAGAAGAAACGCGGATTTTAAAGCACCTGGCATCTAAATAA
- a CDS encoding WD40 repeat domain-containing protein produces the protein MRSIMLLMGWCFLTQFSYAALIQKKEEILEELTIKFANNFSHTYKGEQLKSILDRCKLLADEFQKEKKAEKDLSAIGFQAFSQFLFNLNSNPEMLRILFAQKTSNDLRIQLQIASKLGEEQLETIALETIAQNLTSDQHLESFLKTGELPEKDLSKRKEKIMVNSILRKIVMPKMIEYITINKKSLPYKRISDATYNKNGSQLAIAADSNIYIINPDNGEPLHKPLSGHKDSITMLAYNKEFELASSSLDGRVLLWNTLKGQKYFEFDNHKACVNTVSFVPKSNQLISGDHKGKIFVWSPGKDEAKIVKEHIDPGFNVRVAKCNPDSETIIYGNLEGLKVVQLIDGKPIVLSKIGTDISDIPNLCAAAQIMLMHLPLNNHISFKSKCTNENHADHPHEEFKQMIVVKKDGIMIADKREIIPPLSMEPSRNQIRKVEYHPNGDQFISIPHEGDELVLVDLSQVNMVYKIKLGTGISQALLLAAALKKKLDPKTMPQHFATTAAPLKAVLDLIKQENKTAL, from the coding sequence ATGCGTTCTATAATGCTCTTAATGGGATGGTGTTTTTTAACACAATTTTCTTATGCGGCGCTTATTCAAAAAAAAGAAGAAATCCTTGAAGAATTAACGATTAAATTTGCAAATAACTTTTCTCATACTTATAAAGGCGAGCAACTTAAAAGTATACTCGATCGTTGCAAATTATTGGCGGATGAATTCCAGAAAGAAAAGAAAGCAGAAAAAGACCTCTCTGCAATCGGTTTTCAAGCCTTTTCTCAATTCCTTTTTAATTTAAACAGCAACCCAGAAATGTTACGTATTTTATTTGCGCAGAAAACTTCCAATGATCTTAGAATACAGTTACAGATCGCATCAAAACTTGGCGAAGAACAATTGGAAACTATTGCATTAGAGACTATCGCTCAAAATTTGACATCAGACCAACATCTAGAATCTTTCTTGAAAACTGGTGAATTACCAGAAAAAGATCTTTCAAAGCGTAAAGAAAAAATTATGGTTAATAGTATCTTAAGAAAAATTGTTATGCCTAAAATGATTGAATACATAACTATTAATAAAAAAAGTTTGCCATACAAACGAATAAGCGATGCAACTTATAATAAAAATGGTTCGCAGTTGGCGATAGCAGCGGATAGTAATATCTATATTATTAATCCCGATAACGGTGAACCTCTTCACAAACCATTATCTGGGCATAAAGATAGTATAACCATGCTTGCATACAATAAAGAATTCGAACTGGCATCAAGTAGTCTTGATGGGCGAGTCTTGCTGTGGAACACATTGAAAGGCCAAAAATATTTTGAATTTGACAACCATAAAGCGTGCGTTAATACCGTTTCATTCGTTCCGAAATCTAATCAACTCATCTCTGGGGATCATAAAGGTAAGATATTTGTGTGGTCACCAGGCAAAGATGAAGCCAAAATAGTTAAGGAACATATTGATCCTGGATTTAATGTTAGAGTGGCAAAATGTAATCCAGATTCGGAAACAATTATTTATGGAAATCTAGAGGGATTAAAAGTAGTACAGCTCATTGATGGCAAACCAATTGTTTTATCAAAAATTGGAACTGATATTTCCGACATTCCTAATCTTTGCGCTGCGGCACAAATAATGCTTATGCATTTGCCACTAAACAATCATATTTCATTCAAGAGTAAATGCACCAATGAGAATCATGCAGATCATCCTCATGAAGAATTCAAGCAAATGATAGTAGTAAAAAAAGATGGAATTATGATCGCAGACAAACGTGAAATCATTCCACCTTTATCTATGGAACCGTCTAGAAATCAGATAAGAAAAGTAGAATACCATCCAAATGGAGATCAGTTTATTTCAATTCCTCATGAAGGAGACGAATTAGTTCTCGTTGACTTAAGTCAAGTTAATATGGTTTATAAAATTAAATTAGGAACGGGAATATCTCAAGCATTGCTCTTAGCCGCAGCGCTCAAAAAGAAACTAGATCCAAAAACAATGCCGCAGCATTTTGCAACTACTGCGGCACCATTAAAAGCTGTACTCGATTTAATAAAGCAAGAAAATAAAACAGCGCTTTAA
- a CDS encoding nitroreductase family protein — translation MENRRESLHAQAINCRKTDFPVEQIFIERWSPRALSGKAISDEELMTLFEAARWAASSFNAQPWRFVYAKRGTPEWNTFFDWLVDFNKSWATNASALILVMSYKYFPHNHEFNPTHGFDTGAAWQNIALQASKMGLVAHGMGGFDYARARKDLSISDDFDIHMMIAIGKPGDLSVLPAELRSREEPSIRNPIKSFAFEGCLKSNE, via the coding sequence ATGGAAAATCGGCGCGAGTCGCTCCATGCACAAGCTATAAATTGCCGTAAAACAGATTTTCCGGTGGAACAAATTTTTATTGAACGATGGTCGCCTCGTGCACTCTCTGGAAAAGCGATCAGTGATGAAGAACTGATGACTCTTTTTGAGGCCGCTCGCTGGGCCGCTTCTTCATTCAATGCGCAACCATGGCGTTTTGTGTACGCAAAACGTGGTACACCAGAATGGAATACGTTCTTTGACTGGTTGGTCGACTTCAATAAATCATGGGCAACGAATGCTTCTGCACTTATTCTCGTTATGTCTTATAAGTATTTCCCTCATAACCATGAATTTAACCCGACGCATGGATTTGATACTGGCGCTGCATGGCAAAACATTGCGCTTCAAGCATCAAAAATGGGTTTGGTGGCACATGGAATGGGTGGGTTTGATTACGCGCGCGCTAGAAAAGATCTTTCAATCTCTGATGATTTTGATATTCATATGATGATCGCTATTGGAAAGCCGGGCGATCTATCGGTACTTCCAGCAGAACTTCGATCACGCGAAGAACCGTCAATTCGCAATCCAATCAAATCATTTGCATTTGAAGGATGTTTAAAATCGAACGAATAA
- a CDS encoding nitroreductase family protein: MVRKSSYAINPIILNRWSPRAMSGEPLTDKELMQLFEAARWAPSSFNNQPWRFIYAKKNTDSWEKFFNLLVPANQSWAKNAAALVVIISRNNFSYNNKPSRTHTFDTGSAWENLALQGYQDGLVVHGMEGFDYDRAKKELIIPDGYTVEAMCAIGKPGKKEDLPKELQENEVPSDRNPLESIVFEGTFKEK, translated from the coding sequence ATGGTGCGAAAATCAAGTTATGCAATTAATCCCATTATTCTTAATCGTTGGTCTCCTAGGGCAATGTCGGGCGAGCCGTTGACCGATAAAGAACTCATGCAGCTTTTTGAAGCTGCTCGATGGGCACCATCTTCTTTTAATAATCAGCCCTGGCGTTTTATTTACGCAAAAAAAAATACCGATTCGTGGGAAAAGTTTTTTAATCTTTTGGTGCCAGCAAATCAATCGTGGGCTAAAAATGCAGCTGCATTGGTAGTTATAATTTCACGTAATAATTTTAGTTATAATAATAAACCTTCAAGAACCCATACATTTGATACCGGCTCCGCTTGGGAAAATCTTGCATTGCAGGGATATCAAGATGGATTGGTAGTACATGGAATGGAAGGGTTTGATTATGATCGTGCAAAAAAAGAACTTATAATTCCGGATGGTTATACCGTAGAAGCGATGTGCGCAATCGGCAAACCTGGAAAAAAAGAAGATCTACCAAAAGAACTACAGGAAAACGAAGTTCCATCGGATCGCAATCCACTCGAATCCATAGTATTTGAAGGAACGTTCAAGGAAAAATAA
- a CDS encoding MCE family protein: MQIKAETIVGIFILTALGIFFYLSFFLGVFRFDRLKYNQYIVYFSDVSGMEKKADVKIAGVKVGWIEKIELAANTHFQACATIMVQKDFILYRDAHAIVRQDGILGTKYLDIFPGDADQARLFPGDILGVPGRSPVSVDDILVRMRDIATDVQQVTRSLRETFGGTQSSDELRGMFRNFQEAAERIASISQVLDRTLIGNEQNLNGILGDLREFTHGLRDKFPDLQSSIAHTSQTIDRDVSRLADRFEAAAQALEDAAFQARDGFKNVSSVAGKLDEGKGLLGKLINEDETYRDLKVTIQGVKSYFNKMDAVNVVLDSHSEFMFRPAEHVYFEDAKGYFDARFHVTEDKFYVLQIVGSQKGKLHRQIVTKQWFDENGKLLLPSELLAEKVAIPELIGVIETTNRSLDIYKFGFQFGKIFKDVAFRMGIFENTIGIGLDIDIPFGCPDTFRWVTTFEAFDFRGRDRLNDSRPHLKWLNRVFFMRNIYLTFGADDFVSRQNANAFFGGGIRFCDDDIKFLLGTVGFGGLNR, translated from the coding sequence TTGCAGATTAAGGCAGAAACCATCGTTGGGATCTTTATCCTGACAGCCCTAGGTATTTTTTTTTATTTGAGTTTTTTCCTTGGCGTTTTTCGTTTTGATCGTCTTAAATATAATCAGTACATCGTCTATTTTAGTGATGTATCAGGAATGGAAAAAAAGGCTGATGTAAAAATCGCCGGGGTGAAAGTTGGATGGATTGAAAAAATAGAATTAGCCGCGAATACGCATTTTCAAGCATGCGCCACTATTATGGTGCAGAAAGATTTTATTTTATATCGCGATGCGCATGCAATTGTTCGCCAGGATGGGATCTTGGGCACTAAATATTTGGATATTTTTCCAGGAGATGCTGATCAAGCAAGATTATTTCCGGGAGATATTCTAGGCGTGCCAGGCAGATCTCCCGTTTCTGTTGATGATATTTTAGTGCGGATGCGTGATATTGCGACCGATGTTCAGCAAGTAACTCGCTCGCTGAGAGAAACTTTCGGGGGAACACAAAGCTCTGATGAACTGCGCGGTATGTTTAGAAATTTCCAAGAAGCTGCAGAACGAATTGCATCTATTTCTCAGGTTCTTGATAGAACACTTATTGGTAACGAACAAAATCTTAATGGTATTTTAGGCGATCTTCGAGAATTCACTCATGGGCTTAGGGATAAATTTCCCGATTTGCAAAGCAGCATAGCGCACACATCGCAAACAATTGATCGGGATGTATCTCGTTTAGCAGATAGGTTTGAAGCTGCGGCGCAAGCACTTGAAGATGCAGCTTTTCAAGCGCGTGATGGCTTTAAAAATGTCAGCTCCGTTGCCGGAAAGCTTGATGAGGGCAAAGGGCTTCTTGGCAAGTTAATTAACGAAGATGAAACCTATCGCGATTTAAAAGTGACGATTCAAGGAGTGAAAAGCTATTTTAATAAAATGGATGCGGTCAATGTGGTGCTCGATTCGCACAGCGAATTTATGTTCCGTCCTGCAGAACATGTTTATTTTGAAGACGCTAAAGGATATTTTGATGCACGTTTTCATGTAACTGAAGATAAATTTTATGTTTTGCAGATTGTTGGCTCACAAAAAGGAAAATTGCATCGGCAAATTGTCACCAAACAATGGTTTGATGAAAATGGAAAACTATTATTGCCAAGTGAACTTTTAGCAGAAAAAGTAGCAATACCAGAACTTATTGGTGTTATTGAAACAACCAATCGCTCACTTGATATTTATAAATTCGGGTTCCAGTTTGGTAAAATTTTTAAAGATGTCGCGTTCCGCATGGGAATATTTGAAAACACCATTGGTATCGGTTTGGATATTGATATTCCATTTGGCTGCCCCGATACATTCCGCTGGGTAACAACTTTTGAAGCGTTCGATTTTAGAGGCCGTGATCGTCTCAATGATTCTCGCCCGCATCTTAAATGGCTAAATCGAGTTTTCTTTATGCGTAATATTTATTTAACGTTTGGCGCCGACGATTTTGTAAGTCGTCAAAATGCGAATGCTTTTTTTGGCGGCGGTATTCGTTTTTGCGATGATGATATTAAATTTTTACTTGGTACTGTTGGCTTCGGCGGATTGAATAGATAG
- a CDS encoding type II secretion system protein, giving the protein MKKSGFTLIELVIGMLFSGILITVLFSSFSLINRVNNFVDRIISRDVRVAIIDNQLQKDLNGAFIPLQAVPAAEKKSTPLPGQKDAAAPKEPAKKEEKKKLLENVFIGRNKDNNLSVLSFITNNPLLIYEKEKGIVAKPRIVRVVYRLAADKEHPGSFILTRQEGSDLSLDAYDEKAAKQIKGYHLGSFIKSIKAEYNAPKKQENKDQKKEYSALQEWPEKEKKSDEKPEMPQFIKIEMVLWDEAMEEEKKYSFMHEIFAREQL; this is encoded by the coding sequence ATGAAAAAATCTGGCTTCACGCTTATTGAACTTGTTATAGGAATGCTTTTTTCTGGCATTTTAATAACGGTGCTTTTCAGTAGTTTTTCGCTGATTAATCGCGTTAATAATTTTGTTGATCGCATTATTAGCCGGGATGTGCGTGTGGCAATAATTGATAATCAACTTCAAAAAGATTTGAACGGAGCATTTATTCCGCTTCAAGCGGTACCTGCTGCAGAGAAAAAAAGCACTCCTTTGCCTGGCCAAAAAGATGCGGCTGCTCCAAAAGAACCAGCTAAAAAAGAAGAAAAAAAGAAACTTCTTGAAAATGTTTTTATAGGAAGAAATAAAGATAATAATCTTTCTGTATTGAGTTTCATTACCAACAATCCGTTATTAATTTACGAAAAAGAAAAAGGAATTGTTGCAAAGCCGAGAATTGTGCGGGTGGTATATCGCTTGGCGGCAGATAAGGAACATCCTGGAAGTTTTATTTTGACGCGGCAAGAAGGATCAGATCTTTCGCTTGATGCGTATGATGAAAAAGCTGCAAAACAAATTAAGGGTTATCACCTTGGTTCATTTATTAAAAGTATAAAAGCTGAATACAATGCGCCAAAAAAACAGGAAAATAAAGATCAAAAAAAAGAGTATAGTGCGCTGCAAGAATGGCCTGAAAAAGAAAAAAAATCTGATGAAAAACCTGAGATGCCTCAATTTATTAAAATAGAGATGGTACTTTGGGATGAAGCAATGGAAGAAGAAAAAAAATATTCATTTATGCACGAAATTTTTGCGCGAGAGCAATTGTGA
- a CDS encoding prepilin-type N-terminal cleavage/methylation domain-containing protein — translation MMHLVNRNTMRNEFAGFSLIEVMLALFIVGSVLTSIFLLQQRITDSVTSYATSWQSIILMKKRMKQSVFDRAKEGLYGPASKKSKETIGTPPITITYELIKPPKGSALEKFPSIMIESIRAQWDEWYGKREEKMVSFLYRPEQKKS, via the coding sequence ATGATGCATTTAGTAAACCGTAATACTATGCGAAATGAATTTGCGGGGTTTTCACTCATTGAAGTGATGCTCGCTCTTTTTATTGTAGGTTCGGTGCTCACCTCGATTTTTTTACTACAGCAAAGAATTACCGATAGCGTAACGAGCTATGCGACAAGTTGGCAAAGTATCATTCTTATGAAAAAAAGAATGAAGCAATCTGTTTTTGATCGAGCGAAAGAAGGGCTTTATGGCCCAGCAAGCAAAAAATCAAAAGAAACCATAGGAACTCCTCCGATAACTATTACCTACGAATTAATAAAACCCCCAAAAGGCTCAGCGCTTGAAAAATTTCCGTCAATTATGATCGAATCGATACGCGCACAATGGGATGAATGGTACGGCAAGCGAGAAGAAAAAATGGTTTCATTTCTCTATAGGCCGGAGCAAAAAAAATCATGA
- a CDS encoding type II secretion system protein, which produces MHGNKSGFSLIELLIVLFILGLVGLVAIPNLRFRNAEYERKDFVAKFESLIRSAWLQTLQTQQTHRVNIDLKARTILVERVVRAPEKSTKENYEPVIIPYVSSPFKIPVTIELRQFFIQGSDMLNQPGIKIETIWFYIVPEGLVQEVIINAIDLKDLDAQGKAKQFSLIINPFTAQLSEYDAFSKP; this is translated from the coding sequence GTGCATGGGAATAAGAGCGGGTTTTCGCTTATAGAACTATTAATAGTTTTATTTATTTTGGGACTTGTTGGATTAGTCGCTATTCCCAATTTGCGATTTCGCAATGCGGAATACGAACGTAAAGATTTTGTCGCAAAATTTGAAAGCCTGATTCGTTCTGCTTGGTTGCAAACATTGCAAACGCAGCAAACGCATCGTGTTAATATTGATCTAAAAGCGCGCACTATACTTGTTGAACGTGTGGTGCGCGCTCCAGAAAAAAGCACCAAAGAAAATTATGAGCCGGTAATTATTCCGTATGTTTCTTCTCCATTTAAAATTCCTGTAACGATCGAGTTACGGCAATTTTTTATTCAAGGAAGCGACATGCTTAATCAGCCCGGAATAAAAATTGAAACGATTTGGTTTTATATCGTTCCTGAAGGATTGGTACAGGAAGTGATTATAAATGCGATCGATTTAAAAGATCTGGACGCACAAGGAAAAGCTAAGCAATTTAGTTTAATTATTAATCCGTTCACTGCACAACTAAGTGAGTATGATGCATTTAGTAAACCGTAA
- a CDS encoding type II secretion system protein GspG: protein MTTANRQATPGFSLIEIMVAFLILGLVMAIAVPSYFGIVNSARARSTNASLQVVKNEVNLYQMEHGKFPARLVDLVERPKGEEGKGWRARMDKLPKDAWNNEFYYKVLPSGSKHPYELYSYGVSNPEDSTPEDRISAWE, encoded by the coding sequence ATGACGACTGCAAACAGGCAAGCAACTCCAGGATTTTCTCTTATAGAAATCATGGTTGCTTTTTTAATTCTCGGTTTAGTTATGGCGATTGCGGTGCCATCATATTTTGGCATTGTTAATTCTGCTCGCGCACGAAGCACGAATGCAAGCCTTCAAGTGGTTAAGAATGAAGTAAATCTCTATCAAATGGAGCATGGTAAATTTCCTGCACGTTTGGTCGATTTAGTAGAGCGTCCAAAAGGTGAAGAAGGAAAAGGCTGGAGAGCTCGCATGGATAAACTTCCTAAAGATGCGTGGAATAATGAATTTTATTATAAAGTACTTCCATCTGGCAGCAAACATCCTTATGAGCTCTATTCATATGGCGTTTCAAATCCAGAGGATAGCACTCCTGAGGATCGCATAAGTGCATGGGAATAA